A window of the Lagopus muta isolate bLagMut1 chromosome 1, bLagMut1 primary, whole genome shotgun sequence genome harbors these coding sequences:
- the LOC125696194 gene encoding translation initiation factor IF-2-like, translated as MNPCEPHSGEAEGQGGGRAAPAAAGAIHGKGPARVQSRRRRAGPPPDRNPPAAPRGRRQGEAAAAAAAAAGGASSSRGARPAPLRAPARPTQPLEPILIPKLRIRLADFPYLHWSNMPEAVHLGDLLRIWVRPGARFTPSPPDFHGPARAHRTPPEPRRFPRRGPLSRGEPVPGRPALHKEKRTLPGAPAGFSGIACVTALGASRRPSPPLRIRGSEPDSLSIGRGQRRPSPVPSERRSPIA; from the exons ATGAACCCATGTGAGCCTCATAG cGGGGAGGCGGAGGGGCAAGGAGGGGGCCGGGCGGCGCCCGCCGCAGCTGGGGCGATCCACGGGAAGGGCCCGGCGCGCGTCCAGAgtcgccgccgccgcgccggaCCGCCGCCGGACCGCAACCCCCCGGCCGCCCCGCGGGGACGGCGGCagggggaggcggcggcggcggcggcggcggcggcgggcggcgcctCGTCCAGCCGCGGCGCGCGCCCAGCCCCGCTTCGCGCCCCAGCCCGACCGACCCAGCCCTTAGAGCCAATCCTTATCCCGAAGTTACGGATCCGGCTTGCCGACTTCCCTTACCTACATTGGTCCAACATGCCAGAGGCTGTTCACCTTGGAGACCTGCTGCGGATATGGGTACGGCCCGGCGCGAGATTTACACCCTCTCCCCCGGATTTTCACGGGCCAGCGAGAGCTCACCGGACGCCGCCGGAACCGCGACGCTTTCCAAGGCGCGGGCCCCTCTCTCGGGGCGAACCCGTTCCAGGGCGCCCGGCccttcacaaagaaaagagaactctCCCCGGGGCTCCCGCCGGCTTCTCCGGGATCGCTTGTGTTACCGCACTGGGCGCCTCGCGGCGCCCGTCTCCGCCGCTCCGGATTCGGGGATCTGAACCCGACTCCCTTTCGATCGGCCGAGGGCAACGGAGGCCATCGCCCGTCCCTTCGGAACGGCGCTCGCCTATCGCTTAG